The sequence below is a genomic window from Lycium ferocissimum isolate CSIRO_LF1 chromosome 9, AGI_CSIRO_Lferr_CH_V1, whole genome shotgun sequence.
GGCCCCTCTCTTCTAACTCTGGTCACATGACACCCGTCGTGATTGATTTTCTAACGAGCTAATAAAAGTTAACTTCTCTTTTTGTCAGTGAAATTATTTAAGAATGTTTTTCAAATGTTAGTTAAATTAATGTTAATGATCCGTTATTTGGGATTTTGAAATATAAGGATTTGCGCTTCCTTTATTTTAGAATGGTATGtgaatagaattttttttctacaTCTAAAATATGAGCTACTTAAAATAGATTAAGAAAAAGGAGTAgcatttgatgaaattatttaacgttttatcaaattttaatttgtaaATCACTTAAGATTCAAATGAGATATAGTTTCCTAAAGTATCTTTCAAGCTTTCACATTCACGTTAAACCTTTCAAAGAACATGGAAGAGAGCCAATATATTCTCTTGAAAGATGAAGTGTGGAGTTAGATTCTTTTAAGTCTGATCAGAGAAGTGAAGAATAGCGATGAAAAAAATTGAGTCAATCCCACTTTAACCTCCTAATATTTAAAGGTTGGGAAATAATATCCCCTCCATTATATTGAATGAGAATGATGACCCCTTTATATACAATATTTTTCGgtgagaattttcttttttctgaatcaaaatttgtttttctttacttttttgaattgaaatacaaaaatatataactctTATTATTATTCCATTCACTTATTATATTGAAAATAATGTACTTCTTTGAggatataattttaaaatacaaggaacacacataaataaattaatactTTACATAACAACATGTCCTTCACCTTACTACCAATAAAAATTCCTTTGTCAATATATATTTCAtaagaatttctaaaaattCACATAAGGTTGACTATTTTGcgtatttttttgaattttgtctATAATAATTTCTTCTCATTGCAGAATTTTAGCAAtgatctcaaaaaaaaaaaaaaatttaaaataaattcttaaatttttgcaaaaagtGAAAAAGGCAAAATCAAAGTATTGTTTTGTATGAACATATTATACTTTACCTTTTAATAAAATGTCATGTTAAGTCCAAGGAACATAAAAAATAGTGGcggatttaaaattttaaaaaatggggtTCTATAATTTTCAAAGAGTAAGCAGTAAATTTTTTTGACAAACGGTTCATAAAGGTAAATCAaactatttaaaaattataaagatAATATGTTAGTCCAAAATTAATACAGTGGTCAGTGATATgttgattttgaagaaaaattaaaCACGAAAAAATAAATAGcgccaaaaatatttcttccaaaaatctttttttttttttttttggtgatagTTACTCAAACTTTTGAGTCAAAGAGGGTTATTTTTTCCATTCAATACGTGGAGGCGGTATTTTTCATGCTATAGAACCTTTATGAACCATttgtcaaattattattttaatttttcggtctaacatattattattatttcaatttatcTTTATGCACCATTTGGCAAAAAAATTTAGTGCTCACTCCTTTGAAAATATAGAACCCCCTTATTTAAAATTCTGGATCCGTCATTATTTCTTAGGTTCCTCGGACTTAACATGGcattttattaaaaagggaAGTATAATATGTCATACAAAATTATACTTTGGTTTCGTCTTTTTTACTTTCTGAAAAGATTTaagagttttttttaaaattatttgagaTCATTGCTAAAATTGTGCAATGAGAAAAAATTATagtcaaaattcaagaaaatatgcAAAATTAATCAATCTTATGTGAAATTTTAGCAATTCTTATAAAATATATGTTGACGAAGAAATTTTTATTGGTAGTAAGATGAAGAACATGTTGTTATGTAAAGTATTAACTTATTTATGTGTGTtctttgtattttaaaattatatccTAAAAGAAGTGAATTATTTTCAATATAATAAGTGAATGGGATAATAATAagagttatatatttttgtattttaattcaaaaaagtaaagaaaaataaattttgataaagaaaaagaaaattctcaCCGAAAAATATTGTATATAAGGGGGTCATCATTCTAATTCAATatatggagggagtattattttccAACCTTTAAATATTAGGAGGTTAAAATGGGATTGACTCCCAAAAAATAGTTCAAATGACTATGATGTGATTAAAGGAAAAAAGGCGTACGTAATTGAAGCCTGAAGGAACGGAAAAGACTTATCATTTAGATActgggagaaaaaaaaaaacactccttAAGACCAGTTGCATTATTGTATTTGAATACTATGTTCACCTTTctcaaatactccctccggtccaTTTAGcttgtcatttttttctttcagaactcttaagaaaatattaacaaaaaaaataatttaaaaaaataatttgactaaattattcttaattaattttaaatttcaatttaatactattctctttttcaccatattaatatcTCTCCATCATATTTTATTGAGTAAGGATTGGGATGGAAGTAATAAGTTAAATCTTGATTGTCTAGAAtaacaattattttggaccagtTATTTATAGTTAGCATTACAAGTAAATTGCAACAGCATGAAGTATACAAACCACTTCCATAAATTTGTGTACGTCAGTGAGGCGCcaaatatacatttttatattcaGGGACCATGTGAGTAGTTTCACAAATAGGTGAGAAATAATTGAGATTTTCATTATCCACTGCCCAATTCCTATTTTTCCTTCTCATCAAATAAGAGAAGGCttcaaattctagaaaatattgctattccacttagccatttgcatactttttaagaaaatattaatttttagataaaaataggtaatttgactaaactattcttaattaaatagatattAAGATTCACGTCATAACATTTAATAGGAGCAAATCTGGAAACTAAGgttcatttttcttaatttgatcaatagacatttttttttatccaaaaaaaattaaggggacactcttttttatccagAGAGAGTAGCAGACAGTTgagaaataaatgagaataTAGAAGCTTCCTCCAATCAAAAGTAGTTAGACCAAATATCTTTGACTAAAGATTCGAGAAACTCTACGTACCCCCGACCCTCTTTTTTTGGCGTGCTGTTTCGTGAAACTCATTTCTGCAgtttttattctcttttttctcCCATAAATAAGTGAAGACTAGAAATAATAACCTTAATATTGTTGATCATTTAGGATGTCAAGCACTTTGCCCCTTCTTCTACAGTGGCTGTCCTTCTTTCTGATATTCTGTCAAATCTTTTATGCATCTCAAGCTGATTTAGGAACAGCAAGCCAATATCGGCCACCATACACGCGTAAGTTAATTTTcctattgaaaaaaaaaaaaaaaccctgtCAAATAATTAGCTAAATTCTCTTTTGCCTGTCATATATAGCTTATATTTCATTCCTAAATAAAATACTCTTTGACGTAACAGTAAGAGTTATCATCCTGTGAAAACAGTTAGATCCTGCGTATAGCAGGAGCTTAATGAGCTAGACTTTCCACCCGATATTTGATACTTGTATTGGGTATTTGTATTGGGGCTTAATTAAATTTGGATTCGAGCTGGAGTCTGATATTGAGGGTTCGAACCTGAGACTTCTGATTAAGAATGAATAAGTACTTACCACTCCACCCCTAAAAAAAGAGACTTTGTAATATAGTGGGGCTCGAACCTAAGACCTCTAGTTAAGAACGAAGGACACTCCACCACAAAGCTTATATTTCATTTTGAATgatctctcttttttctttttttcattctaCTAAACAGCAAGTGCATGTTTTGGGAGTGAATCAACACAGTTTCCATCAAGCAACTTCTTTGCAGCAGCTGGTGAAGGGATTTGGGATGATGGAGCTGCCTGTGGAAGACAGTATTTGATAAGTTGCATTAGCTCTGTTTTGCCCAAAGCTTGTAAATCAGGAGAGACTATTCAGGTAAAAATAGTTGACCGAGCACAGAATCTAAGTTCTACACCAACAAGACAAGGAACCACCATGGTCCTTTCAAATGCTGCTCTTGCTGCTATTGCTGATTCAAATGCCCTTTCTCTTAACATCGATTTTCGACAGTAAGCAATCTCTTCGCTTCCCCTATTTCACTTTATTCGAGTTAATTTCTCAAATGATCATTCAACTTTCAGTTTTTCCTACAAAAGCAACTTACTATGTgtagtaaaaaataattattacaatTATTGCAaagagataaagaaaagagaagtgATTGATACGTCGAACGTAACACCTATAGGCTAAACATACAAAGTGGCACTTCTGCTTCCACTCAATTTTTGGCACTTCTGCTTCCACTCAATTTTTTCATGTAAGTTGTAGATAATATTGACCCCGTCAACAAGGAAAGAATAGAGTGGAAAGACAAAAGGTCCCTACTATTGAAAAGTTGGGAATGAGTTTAAGAGggcatttaagaaaaaataaaagaatggaTAAGGCTGACCGATGTTGCACTTCAAATTTTGAGCAACATTTCATAAATTTGT
It includes:
- the LOC132029781 gene encoding EG45-like domain containing protein, coding for MSSTLPLLLQWLSFFLIFCQIFYASQADLGTASQYRPPYTPSACFGSESTQFPSSNFFAAAGEGIWDDGAACGRQYLISCISSVLPKACKSGETIQVKIVDRAQNLSSTPTRQGTTMVLSNAALAAIADSNALSLNIDFRQV